One segment of Etheostoma cragini isolate CJK2018 chromosome 23, CSU_Ecrag_1.0, whole genome shotgun sequence DNA contains the following:
- the LOC117938807 gene encoding overexpressed in colon carcinoma 1 protein homolog codes for MGCGNSSQATTTNSSSSSSSSIGGHVESSSKVSEESVPGDDKWQNYGGVYVGFPADLSNIPQVQLGSLREHERDLLSLRRPLWGNGL; via the exons ATGGGATGTGGTAATTCCTCACAAGCCACCaccaccaacagcagcagcagcagcagcagcagcattggAG GTCATGTTGAGTCTTCATCAAAGGT atCAGAAGAGTCTGTGCCAGGAGATGACAAATGGCA gAACTATGGAGGTGTGTATGTGGGTTTTCCTGCAGACCTGAGCAACATTCCCCAAGTACAGTTAGGATCACTcagag AGCATGAGAGAGACTTGTTGTCCCTCAGGAGGCCGCTGTGGGGGAACGGACTCTGA